From the genome of Glycine soja cultivar W05 chromosome 14, ASM419377v2, whole genome shotgun sequence:
ATACCCAAACTAAACATGTACTATCCCTTTTGTAGGTGTTTGTTACCCATGATGACGTTTTGCATTGGGCTCGCTCTCTTGCGTATGATATTGGTTTTGTGGTGGTGATAATGAGGTTAGCCACAAATACTGGAAAGAGAGGAATGACCTcatatgttttaattggttatgAGAAAAGTGGAAAATATAGTAGTAGAAAATGTGGGTGTTCGTTTAAGCTGCGAGTGAAACCAGTGTTGGGAGGTGAAAGgtggatggtgaagttaataTGTGAGAATCATAATCATTCATTGGCTAAGTCATTCATTGAACATCCATATGTTGGTCAACTGATTGAGGATGAGAAtattattattggtgatatgacaaagtcaatggtcaAATCAAAGAATATTCTTTTCActttgaaggaacacaatgccaacAATGAAAGACGAAGATGTTGTACGTGACATATTTTGGAGTCATCCAGATGCAGTGCAATTAACCAATGCCTGTAATTTGGTATTTCTCatagatagtacctacaaaacaaacatataCAAACTGTCTTTACTTGATAATGTTAGTGTGACACCTATTGGGATGACATTTTCAGTTGCATTTGCTTATTTGGTGGGAGAAcatataaacaatattttttaggtTATGAAATGGTTTCTTGATATTTTTCTGAGACGTGATGTAATCCCTCAAGTTATTGTTACCGATAGAGATTCAACATTGATGGAAGGCACCTGTAATGGGAAGATGTAACAAGGATGCCACATCATCGAGGG
Proteins encoded in this window:
- the LOC114383823 gene encoding uncharacterized protein LOC114383823: MVGVAVQRQRRWTKIGGYMHNIMSQEINMNEDNGEEPVVFKNIDGSDAFNTSQVFVTHDDVLHWARSLAYDIGFVVVIMRLATNTGKRGMTSYVLIGYEKSGKYSSRKCGCSFKLRVKPVLGGERWMVKLICENHNHSLAKSFIEHPYVGQLIEDENIIIGDMTKSMVKSKNILFTLKEHNANNERRRCCT